TTCAGGGGTATAATTCGACATCCGATATGGACGCCCTGATAAACGCTTTAGCCGCTTTGCTGCCGGTTATGTTGGCATAATATTTATCGGGTTAACCATAAATACATGGAAGATGAAGGTGATTTGATATCCTTATGCCCATCCTAGACCAATGGGAAATCCCTCTGACTATCGATGATGTCCTCCAAGCCCAGGGCGCTGACCCTCAGGTGATACGGGCGCGCCGGCCAGCCTTGGTGACAGCCACAGAGCATGCCATTGAACGAAGTAATATCTTACTCGAGCCACGCATATTATTTGAAAAATTTCAGGTTAAACACCTGGTGCACGAGCGGTTGGAGTTGCTTGTGGAAAATCACACACCAGGCAAGGCTTATCTCTCTGGTGAGCTGGTAGTTCGCCATCTCGCTCGCGCTGAGGAAGTTGTCGTCATGGTCGCAACCATCGGTAACCAGCTGGACGATATGGTTTCAAGCTTGTTCAAGGTCGATCCAGTCATTGCAGTCGCCCTGGATGGAGTGGGGTCAGCGGCAGTCGAGAAACTGGCTATCCAGGCTGCGAATCATTTTGAGGCATCTGCACATAAAGACGGATTGAACACCACAATCCCATTAAACCCGGGCATGGTTGGCTGGCCGGTTGATCAAGGCCAACCGGAGATATTCTCGCTTCTCGACAGTCAGCTTATCCAGGTCGATCTGACCGATTCATGCATGATGTCACCCAATAAATCGCTATCCATGGTGCTCGGAATAGGCCGGGATGTGTCGCCGATCGGATCTTCCTGTGATTATTGCAGCCTGAATGGCGTATGTAGATATCAAAATCATTATGCCAGCTAAAACGCTATTCACGGTTAATTTTCAGCCTATCGGAAAACGTGTACAGGTTGATCCTGAGACCACGCTATTGGCAGCTGCTCAGGGTGCAGGGATCGATATCGCCTCGATTTGCGGAGGCGTTGGTATCTGTAATAGCTGCAAAGTACGCCTGGTTAGTGGCTTACTGAGTGCGCTAACGTTTGAAGAGGAAGCGATCTTTACCGACGAGGAGCTGTCCTCCGGGTTTCGCCTGGCTTGCCAAGCGTATGCTGAAAATGACCTGACCATTGAAATACCGCCAGAATCGCTCACTGCACCTCAAAGATTACAGATTGAAGGTCAAGGCCAGTCTGTATTAATTGAACCAGTGGTACGGTCAATAACAGTGTCCATCCCCGAACCATCAATTTCTGATTTAAGGTCGGATGCAACGAGATTAACCGATGTACTTTGTAGCGCAGGTGAAATTCCACCTTTTCACTTTGCTGCGCCTGTCCTGGACGAGCTATCACCTCTGCTTCGCAACCAGCAATGGCACACGAATGTGGTTATGCGCAACGACCAGATTATTGCCATCCTACCTCCATCACTACCTCTACTCGGTCTTGCTGTTGACGTCGGTACCACAAAATTAGCTGCCTATCTGTGTGACCTCACCACTGGCGCTGTGATTGCCAAGGCAGGTGCCATGAACCCGCAGACGGCCTTCGGTGAAGATGTCATCAGCCGCATCAGTTATTCCCATAACAATCCCAATGGCCGTAGCCTGCTGCAGCACAGGCTGGTAGAGACCCTTAACCAGCTCATTCAGGACCTATGCTTAAAAGCAGGCACTTTCAAAGCTCCAATTTTCCCCACTCAGATCATTGAAGCTGTGGTGGTCGGCAATACCGCTATGCACCACCTGTTTGCTGGGCTGCCCGTACACCAGCTCGGTATTGCCCCATACGTGCCTGCCGTTAGTGAGGCCCTCGAAATCGAGGCTGTCAGGATCGGTCTAGCTATCGCCCCAGGGGCAAAGATCTACCTGCCTCCCAATATTGCCGGGTATGTTGGTGCAGATCATGTGTCAATGTTACTGGCGACGGGGGTCTGGTCATCCACAAAGACTGCCATCGCCCTGGATATTGGCACGAACACAGAGATTTCACTTGTTCATAACAACCAGATCCTGGCTTGTTCGTGTGCATCCGGTCCAGCATTTGAAGGAGCGCATATCGGATCAGGGATGCGTGCTGCACCTGGTGCGGTCGAACGCGTCCAGGTGATCCAGGGTGATGTACGAACTCAGACCATCGATGGTCTTCCAGCAGTGGGCATCTGCGGCTCAGGCATCCTGGATGCCCTGGCCTGCATGCTTCAAATTGGTGCCATGGACCAGCGTGGGTCGTTTACACGCAGCCACCCACTGGTTCGCCAAACAGGGAACACACCTGAATTCCTGCTGGTTGATAAATCACAGACCGGCACCGGCCAAGACCTGACCATCTCCCGTAAGGATGTCAATGAGATTCAACTGGCAAAGGGTGCTATCCGGGCGGGCGTTGAGGTCTTGCTGGAAGTGGCAGGTATCCCCGCGGAGGCACTGGAGGAATTCATCATTGCAGGTGCCTTCGGTACCTATATCAACGTACCCAGCGCGATCCAGATTGGGATGTTCCCCTCCCTGCCGCTTGAGCGTTTTAACCAAGTAGGGAATGCTGCGGGTGAAGGAGCGCGCCAAATGCTGCTTTCAACTTCTCAGCGCAAAACCGCCCAGGAGGTTGCCAGGCGGGTGAAGTACGTTGAGCTATCCAATTACCCTGGTTTCACGAACATTTTCTCAAGATCGTTGTTCTTCTAACCTCGGTCGGCCAGTACTTTTAACAAAGCCAGCGCTTCCCGCTTGCCGCCGTACCCCACCTCACCCCCAGGCCCTACGCAGGATGGGCAGCCATCTTCACAGGCACAGGCTTCCACCAACTCGCATCCCCGCAGCATCAGCTCAGCATGGATTTCGTACAATCTTTCGGATAAGCCAATCCCACCTGGGATCTTGTCATAGAGGATGACAGCAGGCTTACCTTCCGCGAGTGATGATTGCGGGTCAGAGTGGATCCCCAGGTCGCCAATGTCGCACATCAGGAAGAGAGGTGCCAGGTTACCCAGGGTGAAGGCCAGGCCAGCCAGGCCACTACGCACTCGCACGGCAGTCTCAATTTTCCGGTGGCAGGAATTACAAACCGTGATCAGGTTAGCCAGTTGGTTGGCTTGTTCAGCAGTGTCGAACATGCGGAATGGAACCTTGTGATGGATATGATGCGCCTTGTCACCTTCTGGTAAACCGCATACCTGGCACCTGAATCCATCCCTGGCCCGGGCCAGGTCGCGCATTTTAGGCCATGAAGGTCCATAGTCATTCGGAGCATTTGACCACAATCCCTCGTCTTTTAGCTTATCGACCGTTGCATCCGCTAACGCCAACCAATACCCCGTAGTCAATAATTCAGTGGGCGGCAGATCCAGGCTCTCAAGACCCAACGTTTCATTGGTATGCCACCTGATCTTCCTGAAACCAATCACTTGAGAAGTTACCTGCACATCCCCGTATGCTTTACTCCCTCCAGGCACGCCGGTTTCGTACTTTTTTTCCACCTGCTGGACGATATCTTCACGGCGAGGCTCGGTATAGTAATCCACGCTACTTGGCTGCAGGGTGGCAATATGCTGCCCCAGGTCAAGGTCTTTCACCAGGTAGGTTGTTCCTTCGTGCATGTAGACTGCGCCAGGATGCACCATCCAATACGAGCTGGCAGTATCCACTTCACCAATCGTCAGGGAGGCATTTTCATCGCGGGTATTTCCCACAGGTGCTTGTAATAAAACTGTATCAGTGGAAGCGCTGCGTAAAGACACATTCTGAGCTGGGTATTTATCAGCCATCCAAAAAAACTTGTTCCCTGAGCGGTGGAGCACGCCTTCACCTTGTAGAAAATCCATCAGCTCCTGCATCTCAGATGGTCGGATAGAGCCAAATACTTCGTCGGATGTGAACGGTAGCTCGAATGCAGCACACCTTAAGTGTCCCAGCAGGATGAGCAAGTTATCTGGGTTGATCATGCCGTGCTCGGGTGACTGGCTAAAGAAATAATCAGGATGCTGTGCCAGGTATTGATCCAACGGATTTGGGGATGCAATCAACACCGCCAAAGAAGGCTTATCCCCTCGTCCAGCCCGACCGGCTTGCTGCCAGGTTGCTGCAATTGTCCCTGGATAGCCGACCAGCAGTGACGCCTCCATACCACCAATATCGATGCCGAGCTCCAGGGCGTTGGTAGCGACGACCACCCGTACATCACCCTTGCGCAGTCCCTCTTCAATCGCCCTGCGTTGCCCAGGCAGGTAGCCAGAGCGATACCCCCGGATAATACCTTCTTCATCTACCTCTTTCCCAGTGATAGGCGATTTTATACCCCGGGCTTGTTCACGCAGGTAGGTCAGGATGATTTCCACTGTCCGACGGGCTCGACTGAAGACGATGGTTTGTAAATTGTGGCTCAATAAGTCATCCGCCAGGCTGACCCCTGATTGGATGGCACTCTTGCGCAATCCCAGGCTTTTATCGAGAATGGGAGGGTTATAAATCAGGAAGTGTTTTTCCCCTTTGCCTGCCCCATCATTGTCAATCAAGGTCACCGGCTCATCAATCATCCGCCGACCCAGATCATCCGGGTTGCCAATCGTCGCTGAAGTCAGGATGAATTGGGGAGTGGCGCCGTAAAATTTAGCCACCCGCTTCAATCGGCGGATCACATTCGCCACGTGCGAGCCGAATACCCCGCGGTAGCTATGGACTTCATCAATCACTACAAACCGCAGGCCATGAAAAAATTGCGCCCATCCGGTGTGGTGCGGAAGAATACCGGTATGCAGCATGTCTGGGTTGGTTAGTACGAGACGTGCCTGGCTACGGATGGTAGACCGTGCATGGACAGGGGTATCGCCATCATAAATCGCACATTTCAGACTATTTACTGCTTCTATACTTTCGTTATTCGCCTGGATTTGAGACGATAACGCTTGAAGAACGGTCAGCTGATCCTGAGCCAGTGCCTTGGTTGGGAATATATAAAGAGCGGTTGCTTCTTTATCCTTAACAAAATGATCAAGTACCGCCAGGTTATAACACAAGGTCTTCCCGCTGGCAGTTCCTGTGACAATGACGATATTTTCTCCATCATTAATCGCAAAATAAGACGACGTCTGATGTGTATATAATGACCGATACCCACGACTTTCTAATGCTCTTCTTAGCGCTGGGTGGACGCCCTCCGGAATTGGAGCAAAGCTGGCAATTTTTCTCGGTAGGCGGCGCCATTCAATCAGGTTCGGTCCCACTTGCGGATCGGATCTCCAGTGGGCTAATAATGCTGAGAGTGTCATAATCTATTATTATACTCACAAGGAAGTGAAAGCCGTATTGGGCGGGTATAATTATGCTTGATGGCAGCTCACTCTCGTCTGCATTGGGGTCTCCTTGGTACAGGCCGGATCAATCGGGCAGTGATCCCACCCATCCGCTCATCAAACAGGAGTGCTTTGCTGGCAGTCGCCAGCCGAACCCAGGAAAGAGCCGCTGCCTATGCATCCGAATGGGGCATTCCCCGCTACCATGCTAGTTATGAAGCCCTTTTGCAAGACCATGAAATCGATGTGGTGTACATCTCGTTACCCAATAGCCTGCACGCAGAATGGTCAATTCGGGCGATGCAGTCAGGCAAGCATGTATTATGTGAGAAGCCGCTTACCACCAGCACCATCGATATGGATAAGGTGATCAAGACCGCACAATTAACCGGGATGGTGATTGCCGAAGCATACATGTATCGCCACCATCCCCAGACCCTGTTGGTCAAAATGATGCTCGACCAGGGTGATATTGGCAGCGTTCAGCTGATCCGAGGCTCATTCAGCTATACCAATACTCGCCCATCCGACCCGCGTTTTTCGCTGAATCTGGGCGGAGGTTGCTTATGGGATGTGGGCTGCTACCCGATCGGCTATGCCAGCTTTCTTACTGGGAAGCACCCTGAAGAAGTGTACGGCCAGCAGATCACCGGCCCAACCGGTGTAGACTTGTTTTTCGCAGGCCAGCTAATTTATCCAGACCAGATAACCTGCCAGTTTGATTGCAGCTTCATTTCGGAATACAAGGCCGAAATTGAGATCACAGGCACAAAAGGTCGCATCACTGTCCCGGAGCCATATAAACCAGGGACAAAAACCAGGATTATTCAAAAACTCTCCGGGCAAGAAAAAATCTTTAAAGTTAAGGGGCAAGAACTTTACCAGGGTGAAATAATAGACATCGAGGATGCGGTTTTGTTGGGCGAACTACCAAGGGTCAGTTTACAAGAAAGCCGGGGAATCATAAAAACCACCGAAGCGTTGTACCAATCAGCCCGGTTATCCACATATGTATCAATTCAAGAATTAACCAACCAGGAAAAATTTTAACGATGATAACTATAAATTCTGATGCTAATCCAGTTCAAGTGCTACCCGGGCTGACCCGCCGGACTCTAGCCACCGGGCAATCCATCATGATCTGCGAATTCACCTTTGATGCCCATATCGAGATTCCTGTGCATACTCATCCGCACGAACAAGTGGGCTATCTTGCGAAAGGCAGGATGGAAATGATCATCGATGGCAAAAAATACGAGCTTAAAATGGGTGATACTTACTGTGCTCTGCCGAATGTTCCCCATGGTGCATTCAGCCTGGAACCATCTGTGATGGTGGATACTTTCTGCCCTCCTCGGGAGGATTACCGATGAATATTCTCGTGACTGGAGGGGCAGGCTACATCGGCAGCCACACCTGCGTGGAGCTTCTGAATGCTGGCTATCAGGTCACCGTGGTGGACAACCTTTCCAACAGCAAGGAAGAATCGTTACATCGCGTTCAAGAGCTGGCTGGCAAGAAGTTATCCTTCCATAAAGTAGACATCCGTGACCGTGAAGGTTTAACGTCCATATTAAAGACTTATCCGGTTCATGCAGTAATCCACTTCGCTGGGTTTAAGGCAGTTGGGGAATCGGTCACTATCCCATTGAGCTATTATGATAATAATATAACGGGAACCCTGGTCTTATTAGAGGTTATGAAGGAAGCTGCCGTCAAAAATATTGTTTTTAGCTCTTCTTCAACTGTTTATGGCTATTCTAACAATGTTCCTTTCAAGGAATATTACCCCTTGGGTGCCATCAATCCCTATGGACGCACGAAGCTTATGATTGAAGAAATCATGCGCGATCTGCATGCCGCCGAGCCAGAGTGGAACATTGCCTTGCTCCGCTATTTCAACCCCGTGGGGGCACACCCCAGTGGCCGAATTGGCGAAGACCCAAACGGGATTCCCAATAACCTGATGCCATATGTGGCCCAGGTGGCAGTCGGCAGGCATCCATATGTGCGGGTGTGGGGCAACGATTATCCTACCCTGGATGGCACCGGCGTCAGGGATTATATCCATGTCATGGACCTGGCTACTGGTCATATCAAAGCCCTTGAGAGACTGGATGAAAATCCAGGATTGGTAACCTACAATCTTGGCACCGGCCGCGGCTACAGCGTGCTGGAGGTGATCAAGGCTTTTGAAAAAGCATGCGGACATAATATCCCGTACCAGATCATGGAACGTCGCTCCGGTGATGCAGCTATCTCATATTGTGATCCTTCGCGCGCAAGGACTGAGCTGAATTGGATTGCCCAACGCGGCCTGGA
This genomic interval from Anaerolineales bacterium contains the following:
- a CDS encoding ferredoxin; amino-acid sequence: MAYVDIKIIMPAKTLFTVNFQPIGKRVQVDPETTLLAAAQGAGIDIASICGGVGICNSCKVRLVSGLLSALTFEEEAIFTDEELSSGFRLACQAYAENDLTIEIPPESLTAPQRLQIEGQGQSVLIEPVVRSITVSIPEPSISDLRSDATRLTDVLCSAGEIPPFHFAAPVLDELSPLLRNQQWHTNVVMRNDQIIAILPPSLPLLGLAVDVGTTKLAAYLCDLTTGAVIAKAGAMNPQTAFGEDVISRISYSHNNPNGRSLLQHRLVETLNQLIQDLCLKAGTFKAPIFPTQIIEAVVVGNTAMHHLFAGLPVHQLGIAPYVPAVSEALEIEAVRIGLAIAPGAKIYLPPNIAGYVGADHVSMLLATGVWSSTKTAIALDIGTNTEISLVHNNQILACSCASGPAFEGAHIGSGMRAAPGAVERVQVIQGDVRTQTIDGLPAVGICGSGILDALACMLQIGAMDQRGSFTRSHPLVRQTGNTPEFLLVDKSQTGTGQDLTISRKDVNEIQLAKGAIRAGVEVLLEVAGIPAEALEEFIIAGAFGTYINVPSAIQIGMFPSLPLERFNQVGNAAGEGARQMLLSTSQRKTAQEVARRVKYVELSNYPGFTNIFSRSLFF
- a CDS encoding ATP-dependent helicase: MTLSALLAHWRSDPQVGPNLIEWRRLPRKIASFAPIPEGVHPALRRALESRGYRSLYTHQTSSYFAINDGENIVIVTGTASGKTLCYNLAVLDHFVKDKEATALYIFPTKALAQDQLTVLQALSSQIQANNESIEAVNSLKCAIYDGDTPVHARSTIRSQARLVLTNPDMLHTGILPHHTGWAQFFHGLRFVVIDEVHSYRGVFGSHVANVIRRLKRVAKFYGATPQFILTSATIGNPDDLGRRMIDEPVTLIDNDGAGKGEKHFLIYNPPILDKSLGLRKSAIQSGVSLADDLLSHNLQTIVFSRARRTVEIILTYLREQARGIKSPITGKEVDEEGIIRGYRSGYLPGQRRAIEEGLRKGDVRVVVATNALELGIDIGGMEASLLVGYPGTIAATWQQAGRAGRGDKPSLAVLIASPNPLDQYLAQHPDYFFSQSPEHGMINPDNLLILLGHLRCAAFELPFTSDEVFGSIRPSEMQELMDFLQGEGVLHRSGNKFFWMADKYPAQNVSLRSASTDTVLLQAPVGNTRDENASLTIGEVDTASSYWMVHPGAVYMHEGTTYLVKDLDLGQHIATLQPSSVDYYTEPRREDIVQQVEKKYETGVPGGSKAYGDVQVTSQVIGFRKIRWHTNETLGLESLDLPPTELLTTGYWLALADATVDKLKDEGLWSNAPNDYGPSWPKMRDLARARDGFRCQVCGLPEGDKAHHIHHKVPFRMFDTAEQANQLANLITVCNSCHRKIETAVRVRSGLAGLAFTLGNLAPLFLMCDIGDLGIHSDPQSSLAEGKPAVILYDKIPGGIGLSERLYEIHAELMLRGCELVEACACEDGCPSCVGPGGEVGYGGKREALALLKVLADRG
- a CDS encoding oxidoreductase, with translation MAAHSRLHWGLLGTGRINRAVIPPIRSSNRSALLAVASRTQERAAAYASEWGIPRYHASYEALLQDHEIDVVYISLPNSLHAEWSIRAMQSGKHVLCEKPLTTSTIDMDKVIKTAQLTGMVIAEAYMYRHHPQTLLVKMMLDQGDIGSVQLIRGSFSYTNTRPSDPRFSLNLGGGCLWDVGCYPIGYASFLTGKHPEEVYGQQITGPTGVDLFFAGQLIYPDQITCQFDCSFISEYKAEIEITGTKGRITVPEPYKPGTKTRIIQKLSGQEKIFKVKGQELYQGEIIDIEDAVLLGELPRVSLQESRGIIKTTEALYQSARLSTYVSIQELTNQEKF
- a CDS encoding cupin domain-containing protein, whose translation is MITINSDANPVQVLPGLTRRTLATGQSIMICEFTFDAHIEIPVHTHPHEQVGYLAKGRMEMIIDGKKYELKMGDTYCALPNVPHGAFSLEPSVMVDTFCPPREDYR
- the galE gene encoding UDP-glucose 4-epimerase GalE; the encoded protein is MNILVTGGAGYIGSHTCVELLNAGYQVTVVDNLSNSKEESLHRVQELAGKKLSFHKVDIRDREGLTSILKTYPVHAVIHFAGFKAVGESVTIPLSYYDNNITGTLVLLEVMKEAAVKNIVFSSSSTVYGYSNNVPFKEYYPLGAINPYGRTKLMIEEIMRDLHAAEPEWNIALLRYFNPVGAHPSGRIGEDPNGIPNNLMPYVAQVAVGRHPYVRVWGNDYPTLDGTGVRDYIHVMDLATGHIKALERLDENPGLVTYNLGTGRGYSVLEVIKAFEKACGHNIPYQIMERRSGDAAISYCDPSRARTELNWIAQRGLDDMCRDAWRWQSQNPEGYA